One Peribacillus simplex NBRC 15720 = DSM 1321 genomic region harbors:
- a CDS encoding sensor histidine kinase, producing the protein MRSNRFFKQMFGTLFFVTFISICFSAGYYIIELLPLRLTDYVRFLATIMTSIAIMISIGYLIRAIHHNKRVNIYLEIIDALRKIANGDYNVQLDFKMEKKNEMTDIINHFNHMAKQLKQMEEMRQEFISNVSHEIQSPLTSIVGFAQALRFNKLTTKERNHYLHIIETESRRLSKLSDNLLKLTSLESEHHPFERTDFRLDQQIRTIILACEPAWLEKELELDISLEKVPIVADQDLMSQVWTNLIHNSIKFTRHRGKITIRLQQIDDLASITISDNGIGISETDQFHIFERFYKADLARERSKSGSGLGLSIVKRIIEMHEGTISVKSELEKGTTFTILLPIS; encoded by the coding sequence ATGAGAAGCAATCGATTTTTTAAACAAATGTTCGGCACGCTGTTTTTTGTTACGTTTATTTCAATTTGCTTTTCCGCCGGTTATTATATCATTGAACTATTGCCCTTAAGGTTAACCGATTATGTTCGGTTTCTGGCCACTATCATGACAAGCATCGCAATCATGATATCCATCGGTTATCTTATCCGCGCTATCCATCACAATAAACGGGTAAATATTTACCTCGAGATCATAGATGCCTTAAGGAAAATAGCAAATGGCGATTATAATGTACAATTGGATTTTAAAATGGAAAAGAAAAACGAAATGACGGATATCATTAACCACTTCAATCACATGGCCAAGCAATTGAAGCAAATGGAAGAAATGCGGCAGGAATTCATCTCTAACGTCTCACACGAAATACAGTCGCCCCTTACCTCCATTGTAGGATTTGCCCAAGCTCTTCGATTTAATAAGCTGACAACCAAAGAACGAAATCATTATCTTCATATAATAGAGACAGAGAGCAGGAGATTATCTAAATTAAGTGATAACCTTCTAAAACTTACATCCCTTGAATCCGAGCATCATCCTTTTGAAAGGACAGATTTCCGGCTGGATCAGCAAATACGAACCATTATTTTGGCTTGTGAACCCGCTTGGTTGGAAAAAGAACTCGAATTGGATATATCCTTAGAAAAAGTTCCAATAGTTGCAGACCAGGATTTAATGAGCCAAGTATGGACAAATTTAATACACAATAGTATCAAATTCACCCGCCATCGCGGAAAGATCACGATTCGATTACAACAGATAGATGACCTGGCATCCATAACGATATCCGACAATGGAATCGGCATTTCCGAAACCGACCAGTTCCATATATTTGAGCGATTCTATAAAGCCGACCTGGCAAGGGAACGCTCAAAAAGCGGCAGCGGTCTAGGCCTATCCATCGTGAAAAGAATTATAGAGATGCATGAAGGGACCATTTCCGTGAAAAGCGAACTCGAAAAGGGAACGACTTTCACCATTCTGCTTCCTATTTCGTGA
- a CDS encoding iron chaperone — MEVFAEFLANIDNPQHRDRTEEVLAWVTKKFPNLMPKIAWNQPMFTDHDTYIIGFSVAKHHLAVAPEKAGIDHFSDEIVQAGYDHTKQLVRIKWDSPVDYSLLEKMIEFNIFDKANCSTFWRK, encoded by the coding sequence ATGGAAGTTTTTGCAGAATTTTTAGCGAATATTGATAACCCGCAACATAGGGACCGAACGGAAGAAGTTTTGGCTTGGGTAACTAAGAAATTTCCAAATTTAATGCCGAAAATTGCGTGGAATCAGCCTATGTTTACCGATCATGACACATATATTATTGGCTTTAGCGTAGCCAAACATCATTTGGCTGTTGCCCCTGAAAAGGCAGGGATTGATCATTTTTCTGATGAAATCGTGCAGGCTGGCTATGATCACACCAAGCAGTTGGTACGTATCAAGTGGGACAGTCCGGTCGATTACTCATTACTTGAGAAAATGATCGAGTTTAATATTTTTGATAAGGCAAACTGTTCAACTTTTTGGCGGAAATAA
- a CDS encoding response regulator transcription factor, which yields MTKILIVDDDAHIRELINLLLRKEGFDLYEASDGLQALKLMEKVKIDLAVIDIMMPNMDGWQLCKELREFSDIPILMLTAKGETTQKVKGFGLGADDYLVKPFEPIELVLRIKALLKRYKITISQTLNIGELKMNRNTHEISFKELEYTIPLKEFELLFKLASYPGKTFSREDLIEDIWGYDYEGDERTVDVHIKRVRERFPESEFPFRIKTIWGLGYRLEITR from the coding sequence ATGACAAAAATATTGATTGTCGATGATGATGCACATATTCGCGAACTTATAAACTTGTTGTTAAGAAAAGAAGGCTTTGATCTATATGAAGCCTCAGATGGACTGCAAGCATTGAAACTAATGGAGAAAGTGAAAATCGATTTGGCAGTCATCGACATTATGATGCCTAACATGGATGGATGGCAATTATGCAAGGAGTTACGGGAATTTAGTGATATCCCCATTTTAATGCTGACTGCAAAAGGGGAAACAACACAGAAAGTAAAAGGTTTCGGGCTTGGGGCAGATGATTATCTTGTAAAGCCATTTGAACCGATCGAATTGGTTCTGAGAATAAAGGCATTACTAAAACGGTATAAAATCACTATTTCACAAACATTAAATATCGGCGAATTAAAGATGAATCGCAACACACATGAAATTTCATTCAAAGAACTGGAATATACGATTCCCTTAAAAGAATTCGAATTGTTGTTTAAATTAGCAAGCTATCCTGGAAAAACTTTTTCCAGGGAAGATCTTATCGAAGACATTTGGGGCTATGATTATGAAGGTGATGAACGAACTGTCGATGTTCATATTAAAAGAGTGCGAGAACGGTTTCCAGAATCGGAATTCCCCTTCCGGATTAAAACGATTTGGGGATTGGGCTACCGTTTGGAGATAACGAGATGA